Proteins encoded within one genomic window of Haladaptatus sp. QDMS2:
- a CDS encoding macro domain-containing protein encodes MEFSVVQGDIAAQTADCLVNAANTGLRMGSGVAGALKAKGGDALDEAAVSKGPIDLGDVAVTDGYGLDADYVVHAAAMPPGGQSSARSIRLATRRTLEVADALGCASLVLPAIGCGIAGFDFREGVEIICEELAVFRPRSLADVRLIAYSDEEVETMRAVAEK; translated from the coding sequence ATGGAGTTCAGCGTCGTACAGGGCGACATCGCCGCACAGACCGCAGATTGTCTCGTGAACGCCGCGAACACCGGCTTGCGAATGGGGTCGGGCGTCGCAGGGGCGCTCAAGGCGAAAGGCGGAGACGCACTCGACGAGGCCGCCGTCTCGAAAGGCCCAATCGACCTCGGCGACGTGGCGGTCACCGACGGCTACGGCCTCGACGCAGACTACGTGGTTCACGCCGCCGCGATGCCACCGGGCGGGCAGTCCTCGGCCCGGAGCATTCGGCTCGCGACCCGACGAACCCTGGAAGTGGCCGACGCCCTCGGTTGTGCGTCGCTGGTCCTCCCGGCGATTGGCTGTGGCATCGCCGGATTCGACTTCCGCGAGGGGGTGGAGATTATCTGTGAGGAACTGGCCGTATTTAGGCCCCGTTCGCTTGCTGACGTGCGTCTCATCGCCTACAGCGACGAGGAGGTCGAGACGATGCGAGCGGTCGCCGAGAAATGA
- a CDS encoding bacterio-opsin activator domain-containing protein — protein MGTQDSPQIDVLYVGHGDSADTVTAAFGRAGVNATVVSSVADVASALSPEIDCVVTEATFDAGDAKSVVQTVNEFDLDLPLIVYSHGASEALASKVTALGITFYRLVAETDADELTADVLAAVRAHRSRLETPVDELRLKQRAMNEAPVGIAISDATQPDNPLTYVNDSFVEMTGYTETEIIGRNCRFLQGEDSDPAAVTAMRQAIAAEEEVAVVVKNYRKDGEMFWNRVNIAPIRDADGEVRHFVGFQNDVTARKEAELALAEEREQLAYLLDRIQGLIQDVTQTLVRSVNREEIEETVCTQLANADPYVYAWVGEVDVAANEVVPTQWSGEALVSVGDIGVSLSDPDSANNPVARAVKTGTMQTARVGVRGFGRGYPKRVVEVAAVPLVYEDVTYGVLTVCADREDVFNSRERVILESVGRAVASGINSLESKKIITADNIVEVELEFESTALFFVDIASKTGAELEFKQAMYQPDDSLVLFFTATGADPEVVEAAARECGEIANVQLVATGDDESLFELTLARESIVTDLANYGAKTQAITAHDRVGRMKIELPQEANVRQLVELVKKEYPGTELVSYREHDRRPTTKQEFVMALRERLTERQLSTLQRAYVAGFFDWPRPVNGDDLAATMGVSRSTFHEHLRAAERKLCAELFERPAEPPLVRE, from the coding sequence ATGGGTACTCAGGATAGTCCACAGATAGACGTGCTCTACGTCGGGCACGGAGATTCTGCGGACACGGTCACGGCGGCGTTCGGCCGGGCAGGCGTGAACGCGACCGTCGTGTCCAGCGTAGCAGACGTTGCGTCGGCACTTTCCCCCGAAATCGACTGTGTCGTGACGGAGGCGACGTTCGACGCAGGCGACGCAAAATCGGTCGTCCAGACGGTAAACGAATTCGACCTGGACCTCCCGCTCATCGTCTACTCTCACGGCGCGAGCGAGGCGCTGGCGAGCAAAGTCACCGCACTCGGAATCACCTTCTACCGACTCGTCGCGGAGACCGACGCAGACGAGTTGACCGCAGACGTGTTGGCCGCGGTGCGGGCCCACCGGTCGCGGCTCGAAACACCGGTTGACGAACTCAGGCTGAAACAGCGGGCGATGAACGAAGCACCCGTGGGTATCGCCATCTCAGATGCGACACAGCCTGACAACCCGCTCACCTACGTGAACGACTCGTTCGTGGAGATGACGGGCTACACCGAGACGGAAATTATTGGCCGAAACTGCCGATTCTTACAGGGCGAGGACTCGGACCCCGCCGCGGTCACCGCCATGCGCCAGGCAATCGCCGCGGAAGAGGAGGTCGCCGTCGTGGTGAAAAATTACCGAAAGGACGGCGAGATGTTCTGGAATCGCGTGAACATCGCGCCGATTCGCGACGCAGACGGTGAGGTTCGTCACTTCGTGGGCTTCCAGAACGACGTGACCGCCCGCAAGGAGGCGGAACTCGCACTGGCCGAAGAACGCGAGCAATTGGCCTACCTGCTCGACCGGATTCAGGGGCTCATCCAGGACGTGACCCAGACGCTCGTCCGGTCGGTGAATAGAGAGGAGATAGAGGAGACGGTGTGCACGCAGTTGGCAAACGCAGACCCCTACGTCTACGCGTGGGTCGGCGAGGTGGACGTGGCCGCGAACGAAGTCGTCCCGACGCAGTGGTCCGGCGAGGCGCTCGTCTCGGTGGGCGACATCGGCGTGAGCCTCTCGGACCCCGATTCGGCGAACAATCCCGTCGCCCGGGCGGTGAAGACCGGAACCATGCAGACAGCGCGTGTCGGTGTTCGCGGCTTCGGGCGGGGCTACCCGAAGCGCGTCGTCGAGGTCGCGGCCGTCCCACTCGTGTACGAAGACGTGACCTACGGCGTGCTCACGGTGTGTGCCGACCGCGAAGACGTGTTCAACAGCCGCGAGCGCGTCATCCTCGAATCGGTGGGACGCGCCGTCGCGAGCGGCATCAACTCGCTCGAGAGCAAGAAGATAATCACCGCAGACAACATCGTCGAAGTCGAACTGGAGTTCGAATCGACCGCGCTGTTCTTCGTCGATATCGCCTCGAAGACCGGTGCCGAACTCGAATTCAAACAGGCGATGTACCAACCGGACGATTCGCTGGTACTGTTTTTCACTGCGACAGGAGCAGACCCGGAGGTGGTCGAGGCGGCCGCACGCGAATGTGGCGAGATCGCGAACGTACAACTGGTCGCGACGGGCGACGACGAGAGCCTCTTCGAACTCACGCTCGCGAGAGAGTCTATCGTGACCGACCTCGCGAACTACGGCGCGAAGACGCAGGCAATCACCGCACACGACCGGGTCGGGCGCATGAAAATCGAGCTCCCTCAGGAGGCGAACGTCCGCCAGCTCGTCGAACTCGTGAAAAAGGAGTATCCCGGTACCGAACTCGTAAGCTACCGCGAACACGACCGGCGACCGACGACGAAACAGGAGTTCGTCATGGCGCTGCGAGAACGACTTACCGAACGCCAGCTTTCGACGCTCCAGCGAGCGTACGTCGCCGGCTTCTTCGACTGGCCACGGCCCGTGAATGGCGACGACCTGGCGGCGACGATGGGCGTCTCACGTTCGACGTTCCACGAACACCTGCGCGCCGCGGAACGGAAACTCTGTGCGGAGTTGTTCGAGCGGCCAGCGGAACCCCCACTAGTGAGGGAATGA
- the queC gene encoding 7-cyano-7-deazaguanine synthase QueC, translated as MSDERAVVLVSGGMDSATAAAEASDRGYDLYFLHTSYGQRTEGKEYECARQLAEDFEANDFLHIETSHLAQIGASALTDDSIDVAAADLDSEEIPDTYVPFRNANLLAMAVSYAEAKECDAVFIGAHSEDYSGYPDCRPEFFEAFQAVADLGTKPETEISLEAPFVDWSKTEIAAHGVSLDVPFEHTWSCYSEEAPACGVCDACAIRLRAFEEIGVTDPIDYATRPSYCDSSK; from the coding sequence ATGAGCGACGAACGAGCGGTCGTCCTCGTCTCTGGTGGGATGGACAGCGCCACCGCCGCCGCCGAGGCGAGCGACCGCGGCTACGACCTCTACTTTCTGCACACCTCCTACGGCCAGCGCACCGAAGGCAAGGAGTACGAGTGCGCTCGACAGCTCGCCGAGGATTTCGAGGCGAACGACTTCCTGCACATCGAAACCAGCCATCTCGCCCAGATTGGGGCGTCCGCGCTCACCGACGACAGCATCGACGTGGCCGCCGCTGACTTAGACAGCGAGGAGATTCCGGACACCTACGTTCCGTTTCGAAACGCGAACTTGCTCGCGATGGCCGTCTCCTACGCAGAGGCAAAAGAGTGTGACGCCGTGTTCATCGGTGCACACAGCGAGGACTACTCCGGCTATCCGGACTGTCGCCCCGAGTTTTTCGAGGCATTTCAGGCCGTGGCCGACCTGGGGACGAAACCGGAGACGGAAATTTCATTGGAAGCGCCGTTCGTCGACTGGTCGAAGACGGAAATCGCCGCTCACGGCGTCTCCCTCGACGTGCCGTTCGAGCACACGTGGAGTTGTTACTCCGAGGAAGCGCCCGCGTGCGGCGTGTGTGATGCCTGTGCCATCCGGCTCAGAGCGTTCGAAGAAATCGGCGTCACAGACCCCATCGACTACGCGACGCGGCCGTCGTATTGCGATTCGTCAAAATAG
- the folE gene encoding GTP cyclohydrolase I, which translates to MTDATLIHDDESTYDHEKAKRAVRMLLEAVGTDPDRDGLVETWERRVPDAFRTLTEGFRETEKPTMRTFPAEGSGLVIKTSIPVYSMCEHHLLPFYGIAHVAYRPGDEVVGLSKLTRYVRWQSRKLSMQERLTREIAEGLADELDAEAVMVEIAATHMCEAMRGVETETETRTTVTVGEPTAEERTQFRSATDRAEAER; encoded by the coding sequence ATGACTGACGCTACCCTCATTCACGACGACGAATCGACGTACGACCACGAGAAGGCAAAACGGGCGGTTCGAATGCTGCTGGAAGCCGTCGGCACGGACCCCGACCGCGATGGCCTCGTCGAGACGTGGGAACGGCGCGTCCCAGACGCATTTCGCACGTTGACAGAGGGCTTTCGTGAGACGGAGAAACCTACCATGCGAACCTTCCCCGCCGAAGGCTCGGGGCTCGTCATCAAGACGAGCATCCCGGTCTACAGCATGTGCGAACACCACTTGCTGCCCTTCTACGGTATCGCGCACGTCGCTTACCGTCCGGGTGACGAGGTGGTGGGGCTCTCGAAACTCACGCGCTACGTCCGCTGGCAGTCTCGTAAACTCTCCATGCAAGAGCGACTGACCCGGGAAATCGCCGAAGGACTCGCAGACGAACTTGACGCTGAGGCCGTGATGGTCGAGATTGCTGCGACCCACATGTGCGAGGCGATGCGCGGCGTCGAAACCGAGACGGAAACGCGAACGACCGTCACCGTCGGTGAACCGACCGCAGAAGAGCGCACGCAGTTCAGGAGCGCCACAGACCGTGCGGAGGCGGAGCGATGA
- a CDS encoding 7-carboxy-7-deazaguanine synthase QueE yields the protein MPVNAEGTVSERPADREALPINELFYSLQGEGVLAGVPSVFVRTSGCNLRCWFCDSYHTSWEPKHAWMTVDDIVAAVAEYEQAEHVVLTGGEPLIHDDSVALLERLADASYHTTVETNGTIFRDAPIDLASVSPKLASSTPTPERDPKGQGEWEARHERARIDVDVLAQFVDAYDTQLKFVVTGPDDMPEVADIVSRIRAKAATPLHDHDVLLMPEGQTREALDETRIRTADLAMEYGFRYTPRLHVDLWNDAPGT from the coding sequence ATGCCGGTCAACGCCGAAGGAACAGTGAGTGAGCGACCGGCAGACAGGGAGGCTCTGCCCATCAACGAACTGTTCTACTCGCTGCAGGGCGAGGGTGTCCTCGCTGGCGTCCCGTCCGTGTTCGTTCGCACGAGCGGCTGTAACCTGCGATGCTGGTTCTGCGACTCGTATCACACTTCGTGGGAACCGAAACACGCGTGGATGACCGTAGACGACATCGTGGCGGCCGTCGCCGAGTACGAGCAAGCCGAACACGTCGTGCTCACGGGTGGTGAACCGCTCATCCACGACGATTCGGTGGCACTGCTCGAACGACTTGCAGATGCAAGCTATCACACCACCGTCGAAACCAACGGAACCATCTTCCGTGACGCCCCTATCGACCTCGCGAGCGTGAGCCCCAAACTCGCATCCAGCACCCCAACGCCCGAACGCGACCCGAAGGGTCAGGGCGAATGGGAAGCGCGACACGAACGTGCTCGCATCGACGTCGACGTCCTCGCGCAGTTCGTCGATGCCTACGATACGCAACTCAAGTTCGTCGTCACCGGCCCCGACGACATGCCCGAGGTGGCGGACATCGTCTCGCGTATCCGGGCGAAGGCCGCGACGCCCCTCCACGACCACGACGTGTTGCTCATGCCAGAAGGGCAAACCCGTGAGGCTTTAGACGAGACGCGCATACGAACGGCTGACCTGGCGATGGAGTACGGTTTTCGCTACACCCCCCGACTCCACGTCGACCTCTGGAACGACGCTCCCGGCACCTGA
- a CDS encoding 6-pyruvoyl tetrahydropterin synthase family protein — MLSRTSMRDEVALTERVHELRIGHDSPIRISSGHRLLHHDGKCARPHGHNYEISVTIRGNLTNEGWVVDKGDVTDVIDDWDHRFLLQEGDPLIEAFEAAGDGDALVVLEHPPTAEVMGIILEQRLLAELPDNVEAVSVMVRETSELCGVTC, encoded by the coding sequence ATGCTCTCAAGAACCTCGATGCGCGACGAGGTTGCGCTCACAGAGCGCGTTCACGAACTGCGAATCGGCCACGACAGCCCGATTCGCATCAGTAGTGGGCACCGCTTGCTGCACCACGACGGCAAGTGTGCTCGCCCGCACGGCCACAACTACGAGATTTCGGTCACGATTCGCGGCAACCTGACGAACGAGGGATGGGTCGTCGACAAGGGCGACGTCACTGACGTCATCGACGACTGGGACCACCGATTCCTGCTCCAGGAGGGCGACCCGCTTATCGAGGCGTTCGAGGCCGCCGGTGACGGCGACGCGCTCGTCGTCCTCGAACACCCGCCGACTGCCGAAGTCATGGGCATCATCTTAGAACAGCGGTTGCTCGCCGAACTCCCCGATAACGTCGAAGCCGTCTCGGTGATGGTTCGCGAAACGAGCGAACTCTGTGGCGTGACCTGCTAA
- a CDS encoding helix-turn-helix domain-containing protein: MDDGTEPLEIPCVGEDWCPITSTATILGKKWHPVIIHRLLKHGPSGFNALKAAVDGISSKVLSDSLENLEEFGLVNRAVVSEKPFRVEYSLTARGKSLEPLIMAMHDWGQEHLMPPAEESA, encoded by the coding sequence ATGGACGACGGTACGGAACCGCTCGAAATCCCGTGTGTGGGCGAGGATTGGTGTCCCATCACCTCGACGGCGACGATTCTCGGGAAGAAGTGGCATCCCGTCATCATCCACCGCCTGCTGAAACACGGGCCTTCGGGGTTCAACGCGCTCAAAGCGGCCGTAGACGGCATCTCCTCGAAGGTGCTCTCCGATAGCCTCGAAAACTTAGAGGAGTTCGGCCTGGTCAACCGGGCAGTCGTGAGCGAGAAACCGTTCCGCGTCGAGTACTCGCTCACTGCCCGCGGCAAATCTCTCGAACCACTCATCATGGCGATGCACGACTGGGGCCAGGAACATCTCATGCCACCGGCCGAAGAGTCCGCCTGA
- a CDS encoding helix-turn-helix domain-containing protein: MIFVEVQLDTPVLQAALTARTDVVVTVEEKRALPSGVVRFLFWACTEDFDTFETALADDPTVKAPSVLHEVEDKRLYRVELTEEGKATTVHQAYVELDAVLLEGKGTRDGWFLQMRFPDHATFKEFRQRCDDVGVEVDLYTIYNQTESSSGDPIYNLTECQQDALVAAYDMGYFEIPRNTSLADLASELGVSSQATSERLRRGTERLVRHSLAEQASHRSG, from the coding sequence GTGATCTTCGTCGAGGTGCAACTGGACACGCCAGTCTTGCAGGCGGCCCTCACGGCCAGGACAGATGTGGTGGTCACCGTCGAAGAAAAACGCGCCCTCCCGTCCGGCGTGGTCCGGTTCCTCTTTTGGGCCTGTACTGAAGATTTCGACACCTTCGAGACGGCTCTCGCCGACGACCCGACGGTCAAGGCACCGTCGGTGTTACACGAAGTCGAGGACAAACGCCTCTACCGCGTCGAACTCACTGAGGAAGGGAAGGCGACGACCGTCCACCAGGCTTACGTAGAACTCGACGCAGTCCTCCTCGAAGGGAAAGGAACCCGAGACGGGTGGTTCCTCCAGATGCGGTTTCCAGACCACGCGACGTTCAAGGAGTTTCGACAACGCTGTGACGACGTGGGCGTCGAAGTCGACCTTTACACCATCTACAACCAGACCGAATCGTCGTCGGGAGACCCAATCTACAACCTCACCGAATGCCAACAAGATGCACTGGTTGCAGCCTACGACATGGGGTATTTCGAAATACCGCGGAACACCTCGCTTGCCGACCTCGCGAGTGAACTCGGCGTCTCCAGTCAGGCCACCTCTGAACGACTCCGGCGCGGAACCGAACGACTCGTTCGCCACTCACTCGCCGAGCAGGCCAGCCACCGTAGCGGATGA
- a CDS encoding helix-turn-helix domain-containing protein: protein MWAVTGRQHLADRKASPPERDSEPMILVECKLETPILAATLAENSAFTLTYEDERLLPDGRIRFLFWASGGEFDDFDDGLDADPTVENRAVLGVDGSKRLYRVELADPVDEMTVYQAYTEVDAVPIDATGTVDGWNVKMQFPGRANFKQFRRQLLESGVSVELFTIFTTRPNDQNTPRSLTQCQEDALVTALEDGYFSIPRETSLADLASELGVSSQAASERLRRGTEQLVRHTLTDQP, encoded by the coding sequence ATGTGGGCCGTCACGGGACGACAGCACCTTGCCGACCGGAAAGCCAGCCCACCGGAACGGGATAGCGAACCGATGATTCTGGTCGAGTGTAAACTCGAAACACCGATACTCGCAGCGACGCTCGCCGAGAATTCCGCGTTCACGCTCACGTATGAAGACGAGCGATTGCTTCCCGACGGGCGAATCAGATTCCTGTTCTGGGCCAGTGGCGGGGAGTTCGACGACTTCGACGACGGCCTCGACGCAGACCCGACGGTGGAGAACCGGGCCGTCCTCGGCGTGGACGGCTCGAAGCGTCTGTATCGCGTAGAACTGGCCGACCCCGTAGACGAGATGACGGTGTATCAGGCCTACACGGAGGTCGATGCCGTGCCCATCGACGCGACGGGGACGGTAGACGGCTGGAACGTAAAGATGCAGTTCCCCGGTCGAGCGAATTTCAAGCAGTTCAGGCGGCAGTTGCTCGAAAGCGGCGTGAGCGTCGAACTGTTCACCATCTTCACGACGCGCCCGAACGACCAGAACACACCCCGTTCGCTCACCCAGTGTCAGGAGGACGCACTCGTCACCGCACTCGAAGACGGCTACTTCTCGATTCCGCGGGAAACCTCACTCGCCGACCTCGCGAGCGAACTCGGCGTCTCCAGCCAGGCCGCCTCGGAGCGACTTCGGCGCGGAACGGAGCAGTTAGTACGACACACACTCACAGACCAGCCGTAG
- a CDS encoding SprT-like domain-containing protein, translating to MPTDEIHTRTALLERASAHAETVPLNVNLETVSWEISARARRRAGQCRYDEQTGEVTIQLTWAAFEAYGWEQFSGVVRHELVHAWEFQQFGESSHGPRFRAKAGEVDAPRRCEPFTDGRLVLTCVDDRCDWRAERHRASAVVTKPTRYRCGACRSKLVVTHVQTAESWRTNDGYEDARARIGAEW from the coding sequence ATGCCGACCGACGAGATTCACACGCGAACAGCCCTTCTCGAACGAGCGAGTGCGCACGCGGAGACGGTCCCGCTCAACGTGAATCTGGAGACGGTGTCGTGGGAGATTTCAGCACGCGCTCGGCGTCGCGCTGGGCAGTGTCGGTATGACGAGCAAACCGGAGAGGTGACGATTCAATTGACGTGGGCGGCGTTCGAGGCCTACGGCTGGGAGCAGTTTTCTGGTGTCGTCCGCCACGAACTCGTCCACGCCTGGGAGTTCCAACAGTTCGGCGAATCGAGCCACGGCCCGCGATTTCGCGCGAAAGCGGGTGAGGTGGATGCACCGCGAAGGTGTGAACCCTTCACCGACGGGCGGCTCGTACTCACGTGTGTGGACGACCGGTGTGATTGGCGAGCAGAGCGCCACCGCGCCTCCGCGGTGGTGACCAAACCGACGCGCTACCGGTGTGGAGCCTGTCGGAGCAAACTGGTCGTCACCCACGTCCAGACGGCCGAATCCTGGCGGACGAACGACGGCTACGAGGACGCTCGCGCCCGAATCGGGGCCGAGTGGTGA
- the ggt gene encoding gamma-glutamyltransferase, giving the protein MTDENEPSSRSDQSGLSRRTVLKNTALAAGLSAVSLTEGTHVAKATERDGDQYVSGNVVEAAGGMVSSLHPRASEIGAKVLNDGGNAVDAAVATHYALNVAAPPTCGIGGGGFMIIYSADDDEFTLVDSREAAPAGAEPDMFLGDDGAPIPFDDRHTHGRAVGVPGTAMGLQKALDLHGTRPLAQLITPAMNLAKNGVEVGEVLAEEIANNWWKLNDAAREVFSDECGDPLEAGDLLVQPELAETLRLIKTQGTEAVFEGEIAEGIAQTVQENGGTMTVEDLAEYEVTLDEPTRAEYKDLEVVSQPPPSSGGLMVSEILKIAEERAVGEHDIRDAEKYHILAEAMGLSYADREAHVGDPEFVDVPREGFLADGYIEERAANISMDATLADYEADECVEAGNPWAYQEGDGEPAAEETASSTGGQTSHFTVADAEGNLVSYTTTIEQFFGTGLMVPEYGFMLNNELTDFNAIPGGPNQVEAGKRPMSSMSPTVVMRDGEPDLTVGSPGGSTIICSVVQTILHHYEYGLSVYEAINEPAFYTDECPPIYWEPDFPQEAKADLESLGHVFRDESMVLGNVNCIEVLEDAYRGIADPARDSEAVGVTARGESDD; this is encoded by the coding sequence ATGACGGACGAGAACGAACCAAGTAGTCGATCCGACCAGTCGGGACTGTCCCGTCGTACCGTCCTGAAAAACACGGCACTCGCCGCTGGCCTCAGCGCGGTCAGCCTCACAGAGGGAACCCACGTCGCGAAAGCCACGGAACGCGACGGCGACCAGTACGTCTCCGGGAACGTCGTCGAGGCGGCAGGTGGCATGGTCTCCTCGCTGCACCCCCGCGCCTCCGAGATTGGCGCGAAGGTCCTGAACGACGGGGGCAACGCCGTCGACGCGGCCGTCGCGACCCACTACGCGCTCAACGTCGCCGCCCCGCCGACCTGCGGAATCGGTGGCGGTGGCTTCATGATAATTTACTCAGCTGACGACGACGAGTTCACGCTCGTCGATAGCCGTGAGGCCGCTCCTGCAGGGGCGGAACCGGACATGTTCCTCGGCGACGACGGAGCGCCGATTCCGTTCGACGACCGCCACACGCACGGGCGTGCCGTCGGCGTCCCCGGCACCGCGATGGGCCTCCAGAAGGCGCTCGACCTCCACGGAACGCGCCCGCTCGCCCAGCTCATCACGCCCGCGATGAACCTCGCGAAAAACGGCGTCGAGGTTGGCGAGGTACTCGCAGAAGAAATCGCGAACAACTGGTGGAAACTCAACGACGCCGCCCGCGAGGTGTTCTCAGACGAATGTGGCGACCCACTCGAAGCGGGCGATCTCCTCGTCCAGCCGGAACTCGCAGAGACGCTTCGCCTCATCAAAACCCAGGGCACGGAAGCAGTGTTCGAGGGTGAAATCGCCGAGGGAATCGCACAGACGGTCCAGGAAAACGGCGGCACGATGACTGTCGAAGATCTGGCCGAATACGAGGTCACGCTCGACGAACCGACCCGCGCGGAGTACAAGGACCTCGAAGTGGTCTCCCAGCCGCCGCCGAGTTCGGGCGGCCTGATGGTCTCCGAGATTCTGAAAATCGCAGAGGAGCGGGCCGTCGGCGAACACGACATCCGGGACGCAGAGAAGTACCACATCCTCGCAGAGGCAATGGGGCTCTCCTACGCCGACCGCGAGGCCCACGTCGGCGACCCCGAGTTCGTGGACGTTCCGCGTGAGGGCTTCCTCGCCGACGGCTACATCGAAGAACGCGCCGCAAACATCTCGATGGACGCGACGCTCGCAGATTACGAGGCCGACGAGTGCGTCGAAGCTGGCAACCCGTGGGCGTATCAGGAGGGTGACGGCGAACCCGCCGCGGAGGAAACCGCGTCGAGTACCGGCGGGCAGACGAGTCACTTCACCGTTGCCGACGCGGAAGGGAACCTCGTCAGTTACACGACCACCATCGAGCAGTTCTTCGGGACGGGTCTGATGGTGCCCGAGTACGGCTTCATGCTCAACAACGAACTCACGGACTTTAACGCGATTCCGGGCGGCCCGAATCAGGTCGAAGCCGGCAAGCGCCCGATGAGCTCGATGAGTCCGACCGTCGTCATGCGCGATGGCGAACCGGACCTGACGGTTGGCTCACCGGGTGGCTCGACCATCATCTGTTCGGTCGTCCAGACGATTCTTCACCACTACGAGTACGGCCTCTCGGTGTACGAGGCCATCAACGAACCCGCGTTCTACACCGACGAATGCCCGCCAATTTATTGGGAACCAGACTTCCCCCAGGAGGCGAAAGCGGACCTCGAATCACTCGGCCACGTCTTCCGCGACGAGTCGATGGTCCTCGGGAACGTGAATTGTATCGAGGTTCTCGAAGACGCCTACCGCGGCATCGCGGACCCGGCCCGCGACAGCGAGGCCGTCGGCGTCACAGCTCGCGGCGAGAGCGACGACTAG
- a CDS encoding tubulin/FtsZ family protein: MKVALIGIGQAGGKVVEALIDYELQSRVNFIAAAIAVNTARADLLGLRHIPEENRVLIGQYHVKGHGVGADNELGTTVASEDIGEVLAAIDDIAMNHVDAFFLVAGLGGGTGSGGAPVIARELKRLYTEPVYGLGLLPSPEEGGIYTLNAARSFLTFVREVDNLIVFDNDAWRKGGESLQGGYTEMNREIARHIGLLLSAGEPAEGEVAESVVDASELINTLASGGVSTIGYASAAVEHQPPGLLARFRNGHAETPDDNATNRVLSVVRRATLGRLSLPCNVKSAERALVVVAGKPRHLDRKGIERARRWLEAETGSMEVRGGDYPIAKTDHLGAVVLLSGVYDVPRIKELQQVAIEAQRNIADRAELAPGALADLMDTDESLDPLF; encoded by the coding sequence ATGAAAGTAGCACTTATCGGAATCGGACAGGCAGGGGGAAAGGTCGTAGAAGCGCTCATCGACTACGAATTACAGTCGCGAGTGAACTTCATCGCCGCCGCCATCGCGGTGAACACAGCGCGGGCAGACTTGCTGGGACTCAGACACATCCCAGAGGAGAACCGCGTGCTCATCGGGCAGTACCACGTGAAGGGCCACGGCGTCGGCGCGGACAACGAACTCGGGACGACCGTCGCGTCTGAGGACATCGGCGAGGTGCTCGCGGCCATCGACGACATCGCGATGAACCACGTAGACGCGTTCTTTCTCGTCGCCGGACTCGGCGGTGGGACGGGCAGCGGGGGCGCACCGGTCATCGCCCGCGAACTGAAGCGTCTCTACACGGAACCGGTCTACGGCCTCGGCCTGCTGCCGAGTCCAGAGGAAGGTGGCATCTACACGCTGAACGCCGCGCGGTCGTTCCTCACGTTCGTCCGCGAGGTGGACAACCTCATCGTCTTCGACAACGACGCCTGGCGGAAAGGCGGAGAGAGTTTGCAGGGTGGGTACACCGAGATGAACCGCGAAATCGCGCGCCACATCGGCCTCCTGCTCAGTGCCGGCGAACCCGCCGAAGGTGAAGTCGCAGAGAGCGTCGTGGACGCGAGTGAACTCATCAACACGCTCGCCTCTGGCGGTGTCTCGACCATCGGGTATGCCTCGGCGGCGGTCGAACACCAGCCACCGGGATTGCTCGCGCGCTTCCGCAACGGCCACGCGGAGACGCCAGACGACAACGCGACCAATCGCGTCCTGTCGGTGGTGCGCCGGGCGACGCTCGGTCGGCTCAGCCTCCCGTGTAACGTAAAGAGTGCGGAACGGGCGCTCGTCGTCGTCGCGGGCAAGCCGCGGCACCTTGACCGCAAGGGCATTGAACGCGCCCGCAGGTGGCTCGAAGCCGAGACCGGAAGCATGGAGGTTCGCGGCGGAGACTATCCCATCGCGAAGACCGACCACCTCGGGGCCGTCGTCCTGCTCTCTGGGGTGTACGACGTGCCGCGCATCAAGGAACTCCAGCAGGTCGCCATCGAAGCCCAGCGCAACATCGCAGACCGCGCGGAACTTGCCCCGGGCGCACTCGCTGACCTGATGGACACGGACGAGTCGCTCGACCCGCTGTTCTGA